CAAACACTTACCTGGCTAAAAGACGAACAAAATGAGATGATAATACCTGCTTTTACCTTAAAAATAATGACCCTTGCAGGATTAAAACCACACTTTGGCGAAACTTGCGTTTTATGCCATAACTTAATTAATAATGATAAATTACAATTCAGCTCAAGTCAAGGAGGGGTAATTTGTTCTGGACATCAGATTAAAGATGGGATAATGCTAACAGGTAGTCTTAACAGTCTAATAAATCAATTACTTAAATTGGATATTTCCCGTCTAAAAAAGATTCAAGTGGCTAAAAATTTATTATCCACAATCACAGAGTTAATGTTTGATTATCTTAACTATCATCTTCACAAACCACTCAAGTCTATGAATACAATGAAATTAGGTAACCGTTCAGGTAGTCCTTTACCGCAGAGACGCAGAGGAACAGAGAAGATATGGAAATAAATTAGATAACAGAAAAGATTATTGGTGCAGCCATTGAAATACATAAAACATTGGGAGCAGGTTTGTTGGAATCTGCCTATGAAGAATGTTTATGTTATGAGTTATCAATATTAGGGTTACATTTTAAAAGGCAGGTTGAATTACCTGTAAGATACAAAGGAGTTAGATTAGATTGTGGCTATCGGTTAGATCTTTTTGTTGAAGAAGAAGTTGTTGTAGAATTAAAAACTGTGGAGCAATTACTTCCAATTCATGAGGCATAGCTTTTAACCTACTTAAAAATGATAAATAAAAGGGTAGGTTTGTTGATCAATTTTAATGTTCCTGTCCTCAGGGATGGGATTAAGCGTATCGTCCATAAATTTTAATTTTCTTCTCTGCGTCTCTGTGTCTCTGCGGTGAACGGTTACAGAAATCGGATAAAATTGACCAGTGATTTTATTTTACCTGATTATCCCTAATTTCCCTCTCTTCATATTGCCAATCCTATCTGTCAGGATATAAATGTATATTCCAGAGGCAACT
The genomic region above belongs to bacterium and contains:
- the recO gene encoding DNA repair protein RecO, encoding MPLYATKGIVLRNQDLGEADKIITLFTEKFGKLKGVAKGVRKTTSKFGSSVEIFTCADYLLYGKEGKDLDIITQAQIIQSFKEIREDLSKITTGSFIIELVDTLVAGREKDPLLFSLILQTLTWLKDEQNEMIIPAFTLKIMTLAGLKPHFGETCVLCHNLINNDKLQFSSSQGGVICSGHQIKDGIMLTGSLNSLINQLLKLDISRLKKIQVAKNLLSTITELMFDYLNYHLHKPLKSMNTMKLGNRSGSPLPQRRRGTEKIWK